The genomic window AGCAAGCGGCGGCGGTCCTGATCGCCTGCGCTATGGTCGCGTCGCCGGCCGCCCCGGCGGCGCTGGCGCAGGAACGCGCGCCCCGTCTGGGCGTGGTTGACATGAGCAAGGTGTTTGACGGGTACAAGCAGTTCCAGGAATCGGAGAAGACCTACCAGGAGTTCATGCGCGCGCGCCAGGCCGAATTCGTCGAGCGCGCGAGCCTGCGCCTGCTGGGCGAGGACGAGCTCAAGGAATACCAGAACTTGAAGGCGGTGATCGCCCCCAGCGACGAGCAGAAGCAGCGCATGGAGCAACTCAAGGAGACGGCGCGGACGCGCGACATGGAGCTCAAGGGCCTGCAGGTCGTGTCCAACCCGACCGAGGAGAACAAGCGGCGCATGACCGAGCTCCAGGAGCTGGCGCGCAAGAGCGACGACGAACTCTCACAGCTCCAGAAGCGCATGGAGGAAGAAATCAGCCAGCGCAACAAGGAGCTCTCAGACAACCTCAATCACCAGATCGAGACGGCCCTGGCGGCGGTGGCGAAGGACAAGCAGATTGACGTGGTGCTGACCAAGGAGGTCGTGCTCTACGGCGGTCGCGACCTGACTCCGGACCTGCTGACCAAGCTCAACGCGACGGCGGCTCCGAGCCAGTAGAGCGCGACCGCCCCACGGGCGCGTCCAGCGGGTAGGCGGCGTGAGGTCATCCTGCGGCATCGTCAGATGGTGGGGGGGAGTGGCGCTGGTCGGCGTCGTGGTCGCCGCCGGTGCCGGCTGCGCATCCCCGCCGGCGCGGCCCCCGCGCGTCGGCTACGCGCGATTGGAGGCCCTGGTCCCCCTCCATCCGGGTTACGTGTCGATCGCGGAGCTGGAGCGATGGGCGCGAAGCGCCCGCACCGCGGCGCGAGAGGCCGGGCCTGCCCTGTCAACGCCCGCAGCTCTGAGCTTCCCGCCGCCCCGGGGCGGCGAGCTCGACCGGCCGCAGGCGCAGGCAGTGATCGGGCGCCTGGAGCAACTGCACGAGCAGGAACTGGCGCGCCTCGCGCAGCAACTGGAGCAGCGCGACCAAGCACAGCTCGCGCGCCGGGCGCGGGAGGCTGCGCGCGAGGCTGATGCGCTCGATGCGCAGCGGCGCATCGAGCTGCGGCGGGAGTTCGAGGATGGACGCCGACAGGTGCTGCTCGCATCGCGGGCCCAGGGGTTCGACCTGAGCGTGCGCGTCGCCGAGTTGCAGCGCGCGCTGGCGCAGGCCGGTCCGGGAACGGTACGCGCGGCGACCCAGGAGCAACTGCAGGCGGCCGAGACGCAGTTGAGCCAGGCATCGCGGAACCAGGCCGAGCGCATCGCCGTGCTGCAGCGGCGCTATGACGAGCAACTGGCGTCCCTGCGGCAGGCGGCGAACGCGCAGGTGGCGCGGGAGGTGGAGACGCTTCGCCAGTCGCTGGTGCGGCAGCGCGCGGAGGAGCTGGCCGCCGAGCGCGCTCGGGCCGCGGCCGGCCGGCGCCGGTTGACGGTGGAGGCGGCGCTGCCGGGTACGCAGGTCGCGGCGGTGGCGCCGGGGGCGCTGGGCGATGATCTCGGGCGCGCCGCCGACTTGCTGCACAGCGAGTCGCGGCGCTGGTCGCAGGATGAAATGCGCGATGCCGGGGAACTCGCTCGACGCCGGCAGGAACTGCTGGACTTCGTGAGGCAAGATACGCGCATGACGGCCGAGGCGCTGGCACGCGCCCGCAACTGGCGCATCGAGTGGGCGCCCCCCGGCGCCGGCCGCCGGGCGACGAGGGATGTGACCGCGCGCGCCGAAGAGTGGCTGCGCGCGTATTGGGGCGCATGAGGAGATGCCCGTGCCCGCACTGACTCTGGAGCAGCTGGCGCAGAAGCTGGGGGGCGAGGCGGTGGGCCCCGGCGAGCTGGTGATAGCGGGCGTGTCGAGCTACGAGAGCGCGGGCGGTTCCGACCTGGCCTTCGTGGACAGCCCGCGCCTGCTGCCGCTGGCCGAGCGCAGCCGTGCGGCTGCGCTCATCGTCCCGCGCGAGATCGTCTCCGCCGCCAAGCCCATCATCCGCGCTGACAACCCGCGCCTGGCGTTCGCCCAGGCGCTGGATCTGTTCTCCCCCCGGCGGCGGCCGCTCCCAGGGGTGCACCCGACGACGGTGATGGGCGCCGACGTTGAGATGGCGGAGGGAGTCTACGTCGGTCCCTACGTCGTGCTTGGCAGCGGCGTTCGGCTGGGACGCGGGGTTGAGCTGCACGCCCTGACCTTCATCGGCGACAACGTTGAGGTAGGCGCGGACACGGTGCTCTACCCCCGGGTTAGCGTCTATCACGACGTGCGCATCGGGGCGCGCTGCATCATCCACTCCGGCTGTGTCATCGGCGGCGACGGTTTCGGCTTCGTGCAGGGCGCCTGCGGGGAGCGCGTCAAGATGCCGCAGGTGGGAACGGTGCTCATCGAGGACGAAGTCGAGATCGGGGCCAATTGCGCTATTGACCGGGCCACCACCGATGCGACTACTATCGGCCGCGGCACCAAGATAGACAACCTGGTGCAGATCGGCCACAACGTCAATATCGGGCGCAACTGCATCATCGTCGCCCAGGTCGGCCTCTCCGGCAGCGTCCAGGTCGGGGACGGGGCGGTGCTCGCGGGCCAGGCTGGCGTGGCCGACCACGTCACCATCGGCGCCGGCGCGAAGCTGTGCGCGCAGACGGGCGCCACCGGCGACGTGCCGGCGGACACGGTGGTGTCCGGCTTTCCCGCGCGGCCGCACAAGGAGCGGCTCAAGATCGAGGCGAGCCTGCGCAAGCTGCCCGACGCGCTGGCGGAGCTGCGCGCTTTGCGCCGACGGGTGCAGGAACTGGAGGAGCGCCTGCAACGAGGCGACGCGCCCGACAGCGGCTGATCCACCGTCCGCTTCCTGCGCGAGCGGCCAGCGGCCCCGGCGAACAACCATGCGCCTTACATTCTGGGCAGCGGTCACCGCCCTGGCCGTGGCCGCGGTGGGCGGCATGTGGCTGACCTCGCGTCGCATCTCCCCACGCGAGCTGGCGCCCCTCGTCGCCCCCGACCTCCAGGTCAAGTTCGAGCACGTCACCGTGCGCGGCCGCGCGGGAGACGACCGCTGGTGGGAGCTGGAGGCGGAGAGCGTGGAGCTCACCAAAGACCAGCGTCTGACCCGGCTCGATGGTCTGCGCCACGCGAGCCTCTACTACCGGAAGCAGCGGCAGCTCACGGCGCGCGCGGCGTGGGCCCGGCTGCAGTCCCCGGCGGGTGACCTCGAGTTGGGCGGCGGCGTCGAGGTGGCCTCGCCCGCCGGGCTGGTGCTGCGCGCGGAGCTGCTGCGCTGGCAGGCGCGACCGGAGCGCCTCGATTCCGCCGGGCCGGTAACGATCACCATGGGCGACACGACGGTCACGGCGCCGCGGGCCTCCTACTCGGCGCGCACCCAGCAGATAGTATGCGACGGCGGCGTGCAGATCGCGCAGGGTCGCGACCGCCTGCGCGCAGATCGCCTCACCGCGGACCTGGTCGCGGAGACGTTGGAGCTCGCGGGCGGGGTGCGCATGCGAGCGCGAGTTGAAGAGGGTCGGGAGCTGGCGGAGGGCGCGGGGCTGCTGGGGGCGATGCCGAAGCTGCTGGAGAAGGCGCCAAGGGAGGGACGCTAGTGCGCGCGTGGTCATGGGCGGCGGCCGGGGTGCTGTTGGCGGTGATCGCCGCCAGTTGCCTCGATCGCGGGCCATCACACCGGGCCGATGCTCGACCGCAGGCGGCGGCCGCCACGACCACCGCCGAGCCTGCCCCCGGGGGCGGGACGGCCGCGGCTGCGCCCAAGCCGGAGCCCGCGAACAACACCACCCACGAGGTAGTGCTGGAGCATGCCGACCGCGTGCGCTACGACCACCCTACCAAGCAGTACGAACTGACGGGGGCGGTGGTCGTGCGCCACGAGGACGGCGTGCTGCGGGCGCAGACCATGCGCCTCAACCGCGAGACGAAAAAGGGCGACGCCAGCGGCGACCTGTCCTTCACCAATGGCCGGACCGTGGTGACCGCGCAGCGGCTGGAGATAGACTTCGATGCGCGCGAGGTCGTGTTCAAGGGCGAGGTGCGCCTGGTGACGCAGAAGCGGCCCGAGCCTAAGTCGGGGGCGGAAAAGCCGGCGGCGGCGCCCGCGGCGAAGGCCCCCGACGAACAGGAGCAGCCCTTCCGCGAGTACTGGAGCGACCACACCGAGATCAGGTGCCCGGAGCTGGTTTACAATTACCGCGACGACCGGGCGCTGGCGCGCGGAGGGGTTGCCGCGCGGCAGAAGGACCGCACCGGCCGCGCGGACGAAGCGGTGTACACCGACCAGGATGAGCTGCTGGTGCTGACCGGCAAGGTCGAAATGAAGGACGAGCGCGGCCAGACCTTCCGCGCCGACAAGATCACCGTGTCGGTGAAAGAAGACTGGCTGGAGGCGGAGGGCGGAGTGGCCAGCCGCCTGCTGGTGGAGCAGGAGAAAAGCCCGCCGCCGGCCGCTGAGCCCGCCCCCCCCACGCAGGAGCAGCCGGCGGAGACTACGTACGGTCCGTAGCCTCCGTCGCCCCCAGCCGACCTCCCCATGCGGGCTCTGCGGCCTGCCCGGCACACATGATCGGGGCAGGACTGACCACGATTACGGCGAACAACTGCGGTGGACGCCTGCCCGCGGCCGTCGCTCGTGGGCGCAGGCCGGCTGAGGGCCGAGCCGTGAAGACCGACGTGCGCATCGTGGAGATCGAGCCCCGCGTCGAGCAGGAGGCGTTCCGCACGCCGCTGGTGTCCGGTGCCGGGATCGTGCGCACACACACCCGCTTGACCGTGCGCGCGCGGGTGGAGAACGGCCTCGGGCATACCGCTGACGGATACGGCTGCACGCTGCTCGGCTACATGTGGGCCTACCCCAGTGACACCCTCGCCCCCGAAGAGCGCGACGCGGCGATGCGCGACGTGGCAACCGCGTTCTGCCGGAAGGCGGCGGCCTGCCGGGTGCAGGCTCATCCCATCGAGCTGTTCCTGGAGTTGAAGCCGGAGCTGCCGGTGATCGCGGCGGAGGTGAGTCGGCGCCACTCGGCGCCTTGCCACATGCCGACGCTGGCGACGCTGGTGTGCTCCTCGGCGGTGGACGCGGCGGTGCACGACGCCTTTGGCCGCGTCAACGATATCTGCGCCTACGACGGCTGCGGGCGCGAGTTCATGGCGCGCGACCTGGGCGCCTATCTGGGTCCGTCCTTTGATGGGTGCTATCCTGCGGACTACCTGCGCCGCGAGTACGTGCCCGAGCTGCCGGTCTTTCACCTGGTGGGGGCCGCCGACAAGCTCACTCACGCCGACCTGGGAGCGGAGGATCCCCGGGACGGCCTGCCCAACTGCCTGCAGGATTGGATCGAGCGCGACGGCGTCTTCTGCTTCAAGGTCGAGCTGCGCGGGCGCGACCTGGACTGGGACCTCGAGCGCCTGCAGCAGGTCGCGGCGACCGCGTCGCGCGGCGCCAGCGACTACAGCCTCAGCGCCGACGCCAACGAGATGTGCGAGGGTCCGGGCTACTGCGTCGAGCTGCTGCAACGACTGCAGGTGGATTGCCCTGACGCCTTCGCGCGCTTGCTCTATCTCGAGCAGCCCACGGAGCGCGACCTCACCGCCCGCCACTTCGACATGCACGAGCTGGCGGCGATCAAGCCGGTGATCGTGGACGAAAGCGTCACCGGCCCGGAGGAGTTGGAGCTGGCGCACCGGCTGGGGTGGTCGGGGGTCACGCTCAAGACCTGCAAGGGGCATTCGGCCTGCCTGCTCTACATCGCCCAGGCGGCGCAGGCGCGGATGCTCTACACGGTGCAGGACCTCGCCAATCCGGGGCTGGCGCTGGTGCACTCGGCGGGGCTGGCGGCGCGCAGCTTCCCGCTGCGGGGGGTGGAATACAGCGCGCGGCAGCTCGTCCCGTGGGCGGCGCCGGCGGTGCAGCGCGCGCACCAGGCGCTCTTTCGCGTGCGCGGCGGCCGCATCCAGACCGAAAGCCTATCCCCGGTCGGGCTGGGCTACGCCGATGCCGCGCTCGGTGCGCCCGCATGATACGGTCAACCGCCGCCGGGTGAGAGGGGAGCACAGGCCGATGCACGGCTCCATCCGTTTGGGCACCATCGCCGGGATCTCCATTGACCTGCACTTCACGTGGTTCATCATCTTCGCCGTGGTGGCGCTGGTGATTACCGCGGGTCTACCCGGGATCGCGCCCGGCATCCCGCCGGGCCTGCAGTGGGGGCTGGGGATCGGCGTTGCGCTCGTGTTCTTCGCCTCGCTGGTATTGCACGAACTCGCGCATTCGCTGGTTGCGAAGCGCCTGGGGATCGGCATCTCCGGCATCACCCTCTTCATCTTCGGCGGGGTCTCGCGCATGACGTCGGAGCCGAAGTCCGCCGGCGACGAGCTGAAGATGGCGATCGTCGGCCCCGCCACCAGCGCCCTGCTCGGCGTGGTCTTCCTCGCCCTGTGGGTGGCGGCCGTCGCCGCCGGCGCCGCGCCCGCGGTTCGGTTCGGCCTGCATTGGCTGGGCCTGATGAACCTCTTCCTCGCCGGATTCAACCTGCTGCCGGGGTTCCCCCTCGACGGCGGGCGGGTGCTGCGCGCGATTATCTGGTCCGCGACCGGCGACCTCCGCCATGCGACCTACATCGCATCCACGGCGGGGCAAGGCGTGGCCTATTCGCTCATGGCGGCGGGCATCCTGGCGTTGTTCGGGCGCATTCCACGCATTCCAGCGGCCAACGGCTGGCTGCTGCTCGTGGTCGGCTGGTTCCTGCTGGACGCGGCGCGCTCCAGCTATCAGCAGCAGGTGCTGCGGAGCGCGCTGTCGGGGGTGCGGGTGCGCGACATGATGACGCCCGAGGTGGTGACCGTGCCCCCGGATGTCAGCCTGCAGCAAGCGGTGGATGAGTATTTCCTGCGCCTCAACCACGCGGCGTTCCCGGTGACCGAGGGGCCTCACCTGGCGGGCATGTTGTCGCTGGCGCACGTGCGTCAGGTTCCACGTGAGCAGTGGGGGCACACGCGCGTCGCCGACGTCGTGGAGCGGCTCGATCAGTCGCATTTCGTGCGCCCCGGCGACGACGCGTGGGAGGCGCTGGCGGCCATGGCCGGCGCCGATCGCGGGCGGCTGCTGGTGGTGGAGGGGACGGAGCTGGTCGGCATCATCAGCCGCACCAACATCATGCGCTTCCTGCGCACCAAGATCGAGCTTGGGGTGTAACGCCGCCCTCGGCGCCGCGCGCAACACCAGCACCGATTCGCAGAAGTCCCCCGAGCGCCGCCGCGGCGCGGCCACGGACACCGGATGTTCGGCAGAGCCCCGCAGGCCCTCATGGGCGCGCCTCCTCGGGCTTGTGCGCTTTCCAGATGATGGTCGCGGGGACGATGCGCTGGCGCTGCGGGGCGTAGTGGCCACCCCAGTCCTGGCCGCTGCCGGACTCCACCGGCTCCGGCTCGATGATGTCCACCACCTCCAGCCCGGCGGCGCGCAGCCGCCGGAACCAGTCGCCGACGGTATGGCGGTACTCGCGCACCCGCGCGCCCAGCGGCTCGTCGCCGCGCTCCCACTCCCACTCGTCGGGGGCGCGGTCGTGGTAGCTGCTGGTGACCGTCATCTCGTCCTCGGCCAGGCACAGCCAGAACGGATGGCAGCAACTGAATACCAGCAGCCCGCCCGGCCGCAGCACCCGCGCGACCTCCGCCAGGCAGCGCCCGATGCGGCGCACATAGTTCAGTGCGTAGGCCGAGAAGACCACGTCCTGACTGCCCTCCGGGATAGCCGGCAGGTCCTCGATGTTGCCGCGCAGGAATGTCGCCGCGACGCCCTCGCGCCGCGCCAACTCGCGGGCGAACTCGATCTGCGCGTCGGAGATGTCAATCCCGGTCGCGACCGCCCCGCGCTTGGCGAAGGCGATGGCGCACTGGCCGCCGCCGCAGCCGATCTCCAGCACCCGCCGACCGCGCACCTCGCCGACCAGCTTGAGCTGATCTTCGTTCGGGCAGTGCGGGCCGTAGTGCGCGAAATCGGTGGGGATCTCGTAGTCCGCCTGATAGCCCGGCGAGATGCGGTTCCACGCCTGGCGCATATTGACGCGGTCAGTCATCGGTCATCTTTTCACCGGGCGGCAGCGACCGCCTACTCGAACAGGAAGTGCGCCAGCAGCCCGGCCAGGGGCGGGAAGATAAGGGTGCTGGCGATGCGTTTGAGGGTGATCTCGGGGCCGATGAGGGCGACCTCCATCGGCAGCCGCGCCACCGCCCACAGCGACCACGCGGTGACGAACGCGACGACGGTGCCGATGCCCGCCCCGGCCTTGTAGATAGCGGCGACGATGGGGAAGCTGACATAGGGCCCGCCCGGGGTGATGGCCCCGAACAGGCAGCCGAACCAGATGCCCCGTAGGCCCGCTTTGGCTCCCAGCCAGCGCCCGATGAGCTCCCGCGGCACCCATGCCTGCGCCAGCCCCGCGATCGCAAACGACAGCGCCAGCAGCGGCAGAATGCCGACGAACCCGCGCACCCCGCCTATCGCGGCCGGCCGCAGCACGGTCGGGCTGCGCCAGGCGGCTACCCCGTAGAGCGCTCCAGCGATGACCGCCATGACGGCGGTCGCCATCAGGATATCCCGGCTCATGGTGACTCCCCCGCGGTAGTGATCGAGTACGGCACGACCGTGCTCCGTCTTCCGTGCCCGGCAGCGACACTCCTGCGCGGGGAGCATGGTGCGGCAAGTGAACTCGAGTGGCCGAGAGGAAACGAGCGTGGCTGC from Armatimonadota bacterium includes these protein-coding regions:
- a CDS encoding OmpH family outer membrane protein — protein: MIKQAAAVLIACAMVASPAAPAALAQERAPRLGVVDMSKVFDGYKQFQESEKTYQEFMRARQAEFVERASLRLLGEDELKEYQNLKAVIAPSDEQKQRMEQLKETARTRDMELKGLQVVSNPTEENKRRMTELQELARKSDDELSQLQKRMEEEISQRNKELSDNLNHQIETALAAVAKDKQIDVVLTKEVVLYGGRDLTPDLLTKLNATAAPSQ
- the lpxD gene encoding UDP-3-O-(3-hydroxymyristoyl)glucosamine N-acyltransferase, whose translation is MPALTLEQLAQKLGGEAVGPGELVIAGVSSYESAGGSDLAFVDSPRLLPLAERSRAAALIVPREIVSAAKPIIRADNPRLAFAQALDLFSPRRRPLPGVHPTTVMGADVEMAEGVYVGPYVVLGSGVRLGRGVELHALTFIGDNVEVGADTVLYPRVSVYHDVRIGARCIIHSGCVIGGDGFGFVQGACGERVKMPQVGTVLIEDEVEIGANCAIDRATTDATTIGRGTKIDNLVQIGHNVNIGRNCIIVAQVGLSGSVQVGDGAVLAGQAGVADHVTIGAGAKLCAQTGATGDVPADTVVSGFPARPHKERLKIEASLRKLPDALAELRALRRRVQELEERLQRGDAPDSG
- the lptC gene encoding LPS export ABC transporter periplasmic protein LptC, which gives rise to MRLTFWAAVTALAVAAVGGMWLTSRRISPRELAPLVAPDLQVKFEHVTVRGRAGDDRWWELEAESVELTKDQRLTRLDGLRHASLYYRKQRQLTARAAWARLQSPAGDLELGGGVEVASPAGLVLRAELLRWQARPERLDSAGPVTITMGDTTVTAPRASYSARTQQIVCDGGVQIAQGRDRLRADRLTADLVAETLELAGGVRMRARVEEGRELAEGAGLLGAMPKLLEKAPREGR
- a CDS encoding LptA/OstA family protein, whose translation is MRAWSWAAAGVLLAVIAASCLDRGPSHRADARPQAAAATTTAEPAPGGGTAAAAPKPEPANNTTHEVVLEHADRVRYDHPTKQYELTGAVVVRHEDGVLRAQTMRLNRETKKGDASGDLSFTNGRTVVTAQRLEIDFDAREVVFKGEVRLVTQKRPEPKSGAEKPAAAPAAKAPDEQEQPFREYWSDHTEIRCPELVYNYRDDRALARGGVAARQKDRTGRADEAVYTDQDELLVLTGKVEMKDERGQTFRADKITVSVKEDWLEAEGGVASRLLVEQEKSPPPAAEPAPPTQEQPAETTYGP
- a CDS encoding enolase C-terminal domain-like protein gives rise to the protein MKTDVRIVEIEPRVEQEAFRTPLVSGAGIVRTHTRLTVRARVENGLGHTADGYGCTLLGYMWAYPSDTLAPEERDAAMRDVATAFCRKAAACRVQAHPIELFLELKPELPVIAAEVSRRHSAPCHMPTLATLVCSSAVDAAVHDAFGRVNDICAYDGCGREFMARDLGAYLGPSFDGCYPADYLRREYVPELPVFHLVGAADKLTHADLGAEDPRDGLPNCLQDWIERDGVFCFKVELRGRDLDWDLERLQQVAATASRGASDYSLSADANEMCEGPGYCVELLQRLQVDCPDAFARLLYLEQPTERDLTARHFDMHELAAIKPVIVDESVTGPEELELAHRLGWSGVTLKTCKGHSACLLYIAQAAQARMLYTVQDLANPGLALVHSAGLAARSFPLRGVEYSARQLVPWAAPAVQRAHQALFRVRGGRIQTESLSPVGLGYADAALGAPA
- a CDS encoding site-2 protease family protein, with protein sequence MHGSIRLGTIAGISIDLHFTWFIIFAVVALVITAGLPGIAPGIPPGLQWGLGIGVALVFFASLVLHELAHSLVAKRLGIGISGITLFIFGGVSRMTSEPKSAGDELKMAIVGPATSALLGVVFLALWVAAVAAGAAPAVRFGLHWLGLMNLFLAGFNLLPGFPLDGGRVLRAIIWSATGDLRHATYIASTAGQGVAYSLMAAGILALFGRIPRIPAANGWLLLVVGWFLLDAARSSYQQQVLRSALSGVRVRDMMTPEVVTVPPDVSLQQAVDEYFLRLNHAAFPVTEGPHLAGMLSLAHVRQVPREQWGHTRVADVVERLDQSHFVRPGDDAWEALAAMAGADRGRLLVVEGTELVGIISRTNIMRFLRTKIELGV
- a CDS encoding methyltransferase domain-containing protein; translated protein: MTDRVNMRQAWNRISPGYQADYEIPTDFAHYGPHCPNEDQLKLVGEVRGRRVLEIGCGGGQCAIAFAKRGAVATGIDISDAQIEFARELARREGVAATFLRGNIEDLPAIPEGSQDVVFSAYALNYVRRIGRCLAEVARVLRPGGLLVFSCCHPFWLCLAEDEMTVTSSYHDRAPDEWEWERGDEPLGARVREYRHTVGDWFRRLRAAGLEVVDIIEPEPVESGSGQDWGGHYAPQRQRIVPATIIWKAHKPEEARP
- a CDS encoding permease; its protein translation is MSRDILMATAVMAVIAGALYGVAAWRSPTVLRPAAIGGVRGFVGILPLLALSFAIAGLAQAWVPRELIGRWLGAKAGLRGIWFGCLFGAITPGGPYVSFPIVAAIYKAGAGIGTVVAFVTAWSLWAVARLPMEVALIGPEITLKRIASTLIFPPLAGLLAHFLFE